A single Candidatus Pacearchaeota archaeon DNA region contains:
- a CDS encoding TraR/DksA C4-type zinc finger protein: MTPEFIAQRKNDLEGKKKDLEEQLRTFASKTSKDNWQTAYPQLTDTPEDKVDEVEEYENLLPVEHSLEESLKDVNAALERIEQGTYGKCENCGCPDCECEIPEERLIALPEAKTCNTCKCKCNECKKEGE, encoded by the coding sequence ATGACACCAGAATTTATAGCTCAAAGAAAGAACGACCTAGAAGGAAAGAAGAAAGATTTAGAGGAACAATTAAGAACTTTTGCCAGTAAAACAAGTAAGGATAACTGGCAAACAGCTTATCCTCAATTAACCGACACTCCTGAAGATAAGGTTGATGAAGTAGAGGAATATGAAAATCTTTTACCAGTTGAACACTCTCTAGAAGAAAGCTTAAAAGATGTTAATGCAGCTCTAGAAAGAATAGAACAGGGGACATACGGCAAATGTGAGAACTGTGGATGCCCAGATTGTGAATGCGAAATACCAGAAGAGCGATTAATTGCTTTACCTGAAGCTAAAACCTGTAATACTTGCAAATGTAAATGTAATGAATGTAAAAAAGAAGGGGAATAG